The following proteins come from a genomic window of Mariniflexile sp. TRM1-10:
- a CDS encoding helix-turn-helix domain-containing protein, whose translation MKKKILIKNMVCNRCKSTIYTELKKAGFDIDSIELGQVILNAYTSDDDPIVESLLKHHGFEIIKDETDALIEHLKMSLIKKIESNEINNLSTFLSKHFNKSYSALSKLFSKKEGITIEKYLINLKIERVKELIQLGQLNFSEIAYALNYNNSSHLSRQFKTVTGMSMSSYRLLQNWDRKTLDQII comes from the coding sequence ATGAAAAAAAAGATTCTCATAAAAAACATGGTTTGTAACCGTTGTAAATCCACCATCTATACCGAACTGAAAAAAGCAGGTTTTGATATAGACTCCATTGAATTGGGTCAAGTCATATTAAATGCCTATACGTCTGATGATGATCCGATTGTGGAATCCCTTTTGAAGCACCATGGCTTTGAAATCATAAAAGATGAAACCGATGCGTTGATAGAACATCTAAAAATGTCACTCATCAAAAAAATAGAATCAAACGAAATCAATAATTTATCGACTTTTCTGAGCAAACATTTTAACAAATCATATTCTGCCTTAAGTAAGCTATTCAGTAAAAAAGAAGGGATAACTATAGAGAAATACTTGATCAATCTTAAAATAGAACGTGTTAAGGAACTTATTCAATTAGGACAATTAAACTTTTCAGAAATAGCTTATGCTCTCAATTACAATAACAGCAGTCATTTATCCCGTCAATTTAAAACCGTAACAGGTATGTCCATGAGTTCATACAGATTATTACAAAATTGGGATAGAAAAACGTTGGACCAAATTATATAA
- a CDS encoding DUF3347 domain-containing protein — protein sequence MKNLKTTMGILAMAFIAFTTLSCKNETKKTDTDENMHVTDVNHHDDGSMNHESEDYQKNPATTPIIEAYIQIKNGLVDDSKEKASNGAEALLKAFAAFDMSQLTTETHKEYMGILESAKEHTEHIVKGTIDNQREHFEPLSTNISDMIALLGTEKTLYKDFCPMANNNKGAYWLSEVKDIKNPYFGSKMLKCGSVKEQIN from the coding sequence ATGAAAAATTTAAAAACGACCATGGGAATTTTAGCAATGGCTTTTATAGCTTTTACAACACTTTCGTGTAAGAACGAAACAAAAAAGACAGACACAGATGAAAATATGCACGTTACGGATGTAAATCATCATGATGATGGATCTATGAATCATGAATCGGAGGACTATCAAAAAAATCCAGCAACAACACCCATTATAGAAGCTTATATTCAAATTAAAAACGGGTTGGTTGATGATAGTAAAGAGAAAGCTTCCAATGGAGCAGAGGCATTGTTAAAAGCTTTTGCGGCATTTGACATGTCCCAATTAACTACAGAAACCCATAAAGAGTACATGGGAATATTGGAAAGTGCCAAAGAGCATACAGAGCATATTGTTAAAGGTACAATTGATAACCAAAGAGAACATTTTGAGCCTTTAAGCACAAACATAAGTGACATGATAGCTTTGCTTGGGACTGAAAAAACGCTTTACAAAGATTTTTGTCCGATGGCAAACAACAATAAAGGTGCCTATTGGTTAAGTGAAGTTAAAGACATTAAAAACCCATATTTCGGGTCAAAAATGTTGAAATGTGGTAGTGTAAAAGAACAAATAAATTAG